In one Parvibaculum sp. genomic region, the following are encoded:
- a CDS encoding alpha/beta fold hydrolase, giving the protein MAFVKGFGILAAAVLLIMSMSYWAAGKARPALDAAARAALTAEGAAYDFIELPGGTVHYRLEGRVDAPLVVLVHGFSTPSFVWNDYIAPLTDAGYRVLAYDNFGRGLSDRPAAVYDADFFDRQLDELLDALGVNRRIDLVGYSMGGAIATIFAARHPERVRSLTLIAPAGLGVEGSGNVNLVLRPLIGDWIMRLFDARIAYNAAAVEAKSAPNPGAFLANFNRQLEYRGYGDALLSTLRHYPLGAAHEAFAAAGRSPRPVLVIWGEADDTVPFSHATQLIELMPQAQLRSYPGMGHNITFAQAPLVSRLLTDFLAVQGTRVTSGGAAGKPRGPLARMEARQCASCGPGDEGPSEPTLP; this is encoded by the coding sequence ATGGCTTTCGTGAAGGGCTTCGGAATACTGGCAGCCGCCGTGCTACTCATCATGTCGATGAGTTATTGGGCGGCAGGCAAGGCCCGCCCCGCGCTCGACGCGGCGGCGCGCGCCGCACTGACGGCCGAAGGCGCGGCATACGATTTCATCGAACTGCCCGGCGGCACCGTCCATTACCGCCTCGAAGGCCGCGTGGATGCGCCGCTCGTCGTTCTGGTTCACGGCTTCTCGACGCCGTCATTTGTCTGGAACGACTATATCGCCCCGTTGACCGACGCCGGCTACCGCGTCCTTGCCTATGACAATTTCGGGCGCGGCCTGTCCGACCGTCCCGCCGCGGTTTACGACGCCGATTTCTTCGACCGGCAGCTCGACGAACTACTGGACGCACTTGGCGTCAACCGGCGGATTGACCTCGTCGGCTATTCGATGGGCGGCGCCATTGCGACGATCTTCGCCGCGCGCCACCCCGAGCGTGTCCGTTCGCTGACGCTGATTGCACCCGCAGGCCTCGGCGTCGAAGGCAGCGGCAATGTGAACCTGGTGTTGCGTCCACTGATCGGCGACTGGATCATGCGGCTTTTCGATGCGCGGATTGCCTATAACGCCGCTGCCGTGGAAGCGAAAAGCGCCCCCAATCCCGGTGCGTTTCTGGCCAATTTCAACCGCCAGCTCGAATATCGCGGCTATGGCGACGCGCTGCTCTCGACGCTGCGCCACTATCCGCTCGGCGCCGCGCATGAGGCATTCGCGGCCGCCGGCCGCTCGCCGCGCCCGGTTCTCGTCATCTGGGGCGAGGCGGATGACACCGTGCCTTTTTCTCATGCAACGCAACTGATCGAACTGATGCCGCAGGCGCAGCTTCGCTCCTATCCCGGCATGGGGCACAACATTACCTTCGCCCAGGCGCCGCTGGTGAGCCGCCTGCTGACCGATTTTCTGGCTGTGCAGGGTACGCGCGTTACATCGGGCGGCGCCGCCGGCAAGCCGCGCGGACCGCTTGCCCGCATGGAGGCGCGTCAATGCGCAAGTTGCGGCCCCGGCGACGAGGGCCCGTCCGAACCGACACTGCCCTGA
- the pabB gene encoding aminodeoxychorismate synthase component I encodes MTEPLVQELAWHAPHEAFHAFADEPFALFLDSATARPDRDPALHGRWSFIATDPLDRLSLRIADDPAPFATLKAKLAAWPAVAPSPGLPPFIGGAAGFFAYGLGRTLERLPAEAPPFATDDQNLPDMALGFYDAVLAFDMVERRALLIATHTSERAARLRARYEAATRLPQTPHIASAAITSNFTRAAYEAAVARVIEYIHAGDIFQANLAQRFEAQLADGDTPYALYLRLRDASPAPFGAFFNFGAGAILSSSPERFLACRDGAVETRPIKGTRPRGSSPEEDRRLAAELMASEKDRAENVMIVDLLRNDISRVCADGSVTVEKLCALESFANVHHLVSTVRGELRPGATPAELLAACFPGGSITGAPKLRAMEIIAELEPAARGPYCGAIGYLGADGAMDTSIAIRTMVVKGRRVTFQAGGGIVADSDPAAEYDETLAKARDMRHVLEGAADVATSAAAGARA; translated from the coding sequence GTGACCGAACCGCTCGTTCAGGAACTGGCGTGGCATGCGCCGCACGAGGCATTCCACGCCTTTGCGGACGAACCCTTCGCGCTTTTTCTCGACAGCGCGACGGCGAGGCCGGATCGTGACCCGGCGTTGCATGGCCGCTGGAGCTTCATCGCCACCGATCCTCTCGACAGGCTCAGCTTGCGCATCGCGGACGATCCCGCGCCATTCGCGACCTTGAAGGCCAAACTGGCGGCATGGCCCGCCGTCGCCCCGTCGCCCGGCCTACCGCCCTTTATCGGCGGCGCGGCCGGATTTTTTGCCTATGGGCTCGGCCGAACGCTGGAACGCCTGCCTGCCGAAGCGCCGCCTTTCGCCACCGACGACCAGAACCTTCCCGACATGGCGCTCGGTTTCTACGATGCGGTACTGGCCTTCGACATGGTCGAACGCCGCGCCCTGCTCATCGCGACACACACCTCCGAACGTGCCGCCCGCTTGCGTGCGCGATATGAAGCGGCGACGCGGTTGCCGCAAACGCCGCATATTGCGTCCGCGGCAATTACATCGAACTTCACACGCGCTGCCTATGAAGCGGCCGTCGCGCGTGTGATCGAATACATTCATGCCGGGGATATCTTCCAGGCCAATCTCGCGCAGCGCTTCGAGGCACAGCTTGCAGACGGCGACACGCCCTACGCACTCTACCTGCGGCTGCGCGACGCAAGCCCCGCGCCCTTCGGCGCCTTTTTCAATTTCGGCGCGGGTGCGATCCTCTCTTCTTCGCCCGAACGCTTCCTCGCCTGCCGCGACGGCGCGGTCGAAACGCGGCCGATCAAGGGCACAAGACCGCGCGGGTCGTCCCCGGAAGAAGATCGCCGTCTCGCCGCCGAACTGATGGCATCCGAAAAAGACCGCGCCGAAAACGTGATGATCGTCGATCTATTGCGCAACGACATTTCGCGCGTCTGCGCCGACGGATCGGTGACGGTCGAAAAGCTCTGCGCGCTTGAGAGCTTCGCCAATGTCCACCATCTGGTGTCGACGGTTCGCGGAGAATTGCGGCCGGGCGCAACCCCCGCCGAACTGCTGGCCGCCTGCTTCCCCGGCGGTTCGATCACCGGCGCACCGAAGCTGCGCGCGATGGAAATCATCGCCGAACTGGAGCCTGCGGCGCGCGGGCCCTATTGCGGCGCCATCGGCTATCTCGGCGCCGACGGTGCGATGGACACGTCGATTGCCATTCGCACCATGGTCGTCAAGGGCCGTCGCGTGACGTTTCAGGCCGGTGGCGGCATCGTCGCGGATTCCGATCCGGCCGCCGAATACGACGAGACGCTCGCCAAGGCGCGCGACATGCGGCATGTACTTGAAGGCGCTGCGGACGTCGCGACATCTGCCGCGGCCGGAGCACGCGCATGA
- a CDS encoding aminodeoxychorismate/anthranilate synthase component II: MILVIDNFDSFVHNLARYIGELGHERRTIRTDAITVADALALEPQAIVLSPGPCGPDKAGISVPLVKAAAERGIPLLGVCLGHQAVAAAFGGNIVRAAKPVHGKPSRISHDGTGLFEGLPSPFTAARYHSLIAELPQGGPLHATAFADDGTLMALAHETLPVFGVQFHPESVLTEYGHALLANFLALADAKPREKMRA, from the coding sequence ATGATCCTCGTCATCGACAATTTCGACAGCTTCGTTCACAACCTCGCCCGCTATATCGGCGAACTTGGCCATGAACGCCGCACCATCCGCACCGATGCGATCACGGTCGCCGATGCCCTCGCGCTGGAGCCGCAAGCGATCGTCCTCTCGCCGGGGCCTTGCGGGCCCGACAAGGCCGGGATTTCGGTGCCGCTGGTCAAGGCCGCGGCCGAGCGCGGTATTCCACTGCTCGGCGTCTGCCTCGGTCATCAGGCGGTCGCGGCGGCATTCGGCGGCAACATCGTGCGTGCCGCAAAGCCGGTGCATGGCAAGCCTTCCCGCATTTCCCATGACGGCACCGGCCTGTTTGAAGGTTTGCCGTCGCCCTTCACAGCCGCGCGCTATCACTCGCTGATCGCCGAACTGCCGCAAGGCGGACCCCTGCACGCCACTGCCTTCGCCGATGACGGCACGCTGATGGCGCTGGCGCATGAAACGCTGCCGGTTTTCGGCGTGCAGTTTCACCCCGAGTCGGTATTGACCGAATACGGCCATGCGCTGCTGGCGAATTTCCTCGCACTGGCGGACGCAAAACCTCGCGAGAAGATGCGCGCATGA